The following coding sequences lie in one Pungitius pungitius chromosome 18, fPunPun2.1, whole genome shotgun sequence genomic window:
- the cryba4 gene encoding beta-crystallin A4, translated as MTHHCTKFSGHWKIIVFDEECFQGRRHEFTSECCNVMEFGFETVRSLRVESGAWVGYEHASYQGQQFVLERGEYPQCSAFGGSNAYHIERMTSFRPIACANHRECRMTIFERENFLGRKGELSDDYPSLQAMGWCNNEVGSLKIQSGAFVCYQYPGYRGYQYIMECDRHCGDFKHFREFGSHCQTPQIQSIRRIQQ; from the exons ATGACTCACCACTGCACCAAGTTCTCCGGCCACTGGAAG atCATCGTCTTCGACGAGGAGTGCTTCCAGGGCCGCCGCCACGAGTTCACCTCCGAGTGCTGCAACGTGATGGAGTTCGGCTTCGAGACCGTTCGCTCCCTGCGCGTGGAGAGCGGAGC CTGGGTGGGTTACGAGCACGCCTCCTACCAGGGGCAGCAGTTCGTGCTGGAGAGGGGGGAGTACCCCCAGTGCAGCGCCTTCGGGGGGAGCAACGCCTACCACATCGAGAGGATGACCTCCTTCAGGCCCATCGCCTGCGCC aACCACAGAGAGTGTCGTATGACCATCTTTGAGCGTGAGAACTTCCTGGGCCGTAAGGGCGAGCTCAGCGACGACTACCCCTCCCTCCAGGCCATGGGCTGGTGCAACAACGAAGTGGGCTCCCTGAAGATCCAGTCCGGAgc GTTCGTGTGCTACCAGTACCCCGGTTACCGTGGATACCAGTACATCATGGAGTGTGACCGTCACTGTGGGGACTTCAAACACTTCAGGGAGTTTGGCTCCCACTGCCAGACCCCCCAGATCCAGTCCATCCGCCGCATTCAGCagtaa